The Chryseobacterium glaciei DNA window AACCATAAAATTGTAAATCTATGGCAGATGAAAATGTATACAGTCAGAATCTTACTTTAGACGAGATTGTATTTGAAAATAGAAACAAGGCGTATGGTGCCTATGATCTTAGACATCAGTATCCAAGACTTCTAACAAAATCTTTTATTGTTGGAACGGCATTATTCCTAGTTGCGGCTTTGTCTCCGTTTATTTATCTTACAATTAAGAGACTTACTGAACCACCTAAACAAGAAGTTAAGGCAGATTTGGTTGAGATTCTTCAGGAAGATAAAATTATAGAGCAGCCAAAAGAAGAAGAACCACCTCCACCACCTCCACCAAAAGAAGAGGAAAAGATTGAGGTTATTCAGAACGTTGTACCAGAACCGGTAAGAGCTCCAAAAATTGAAACTCCACCGCCACCAATTTCTAAGCAATTAGAAACGACAACTGGTCTAAATAATCAGGAAGGTGTAAAAGCTCCGGCTTATACTCCACCTCCGCCGCCACCATCTACAGGTACAAGAACTTCAACAGCTGAAGTGAAGCCTCAGGTGAGCGATACTCAAGTATATACTGAGGTAGAGCAAACTGCAGAATTCCCAGGAGGTATCAACTCTTTCAGAAAGAAAGTAGGAGATAGCTTTGATGGTTCTGCGATGAACGGTGATGAAGGTACAGTAAAAACTGAAATTACTTTCGTAGTAGAAAGAGATGGAAGTATTACTGACGTAAAGGCTAATGGAGGAAATTCAGACTTCAATTCTGAAGCTGTAAGAACGATTAAGTCTATTAAGAATAAATGGAGTCCTGCAAAAATTAATGGTCAATCTGTACGTTACAGATTCAGATTACCTTTAACAATGAATTTTGAAGGATAATTTATCTTTAAATAATAATTAAAAAAGAGAAGCAATAGCTTCTCTTTTTATTTTTTTTGGTATTTTTGTTTTATGATGTTCAATTGGTTATCCCTGATTACAGGATTATTTTATATAGTGCTAGGAGGTGTAGTTATTTACTACAAATTCTTTTTCACAACTTTGGAGCCGGCGGTTGCTTATGCAATGGGTGGGCTTCTTATCCTTTACGGGATATTCAGAATATATAGAGCTGTTTCAAAAATTAAAGATTCTGGAAATGAAGAATAGTATTAAACTTATAATGCTATTTGTTTTTAGTGTTATTATTGTAAGCTGTAAAAAAGAAGATAAATCTCCGTCTTATCACAAAGGAGAGCTTACAATCCTTACGGACGAATCCTTTAAAAGTGTTACTGAAGCTTTAGCAGACGGATATATGATCAATTATCCTGAAACAAAAATTAAAGTGGTTACAAGAAAAGAAGATTTAGGTTTTCTTGATCTCTTACAAGGTAAGGCTAGAATTGCTGTGATGTCTAAAGAACTTTCTCCTGAAGAAGTTAAAGCTTTTGAAGAGCAGGTTGATATGAAGATCTTACCTGCAAAATTTGCTGCTGATGCTGTAGTTTTTGTTGTTCCTATAAATTCTCCAAAGACGAGTATTTCAATGGATGAAATTAAAAACGGACTTCAATCTGATAATAAAGAGTTTATTTTCGATGGAACAAATTCAAGTAATTTAAATTTCGTTGCTCAGAAGCTTAAAAAACAACCAAAAGACTTAAAATTCTCTGTAATTCCTGGAAGTCAGAATATTATTGAAGAATTAAATAAATACCCAAACAAAATAGGAGTTATCGGTCTGAATACTTTCAGTAGACCGTATGATAAAACCTCCGAAAAACTAAGAGAATTGGTAAAAGTTCTCCCTGTAGAAAATAATGGAAAATTGTATACCGCAAATTCTGATGGATTACGCGAAATGAAATATCCTTTTACAAGAGTTTTATACTTTTTAACAAACGAAGGAAACTTTAACATAGCCAATGGGTTCATAAGATATTCGTGTACTCAACTTGGCCAGATGATCGTGGAAAAGGAAGGATTACAACCCTACAATATTTACAAGAGAGAGGTTCAAATGCGTTAAAAAATATTAAATTAACGTTTCCCTTAAAATAATTACACTATTTTGGTCTGAAAATTGTGTAATGAATTAACTCAGTTTAGAATATATTAAAATGAAAGATATAATGATTATGAATGTAAAGAAGATTGCTTTTGGGGCAGCCGTGGTATTTTTTGCCAACTTTGCCTCTGCGCAAACAGTACAAGATGGTATTAACAGTATTGACAGTGATAAATTTGCTCAAGCAAAAACTAATTTCACTGACATGATTGCTAAAGCACCTACCGCTGAAAATTATTTCTACTTAGGAAATACATTTTTAAGACAAGGTGAACCGGATTTTGCAAAAGCAACAGAAAGCTTCAACAAAGGTCTTGCACTAGATACCAAAAGTTATTTGAATAAAATTGGTTTGGCTGCTGTAAAACTAGGGAAAGGCGATAAAGGAGCAATTGCTGAGATCCAGAAAATTGTAACTGATTCTAGAGAAAAAGACGCAGAAGTAATGTTCAGAGCTGCTGAAGCTTTAACATTATTTGAAAAAAATAACTCTCCGGATCTTGCTATTCAGTTTTTGAATAAAGCAATTGAAAGAGCTGCTAAAAAAGAAGTTCCGGCACATTATTACTATACATTGGGAGATGCTTACAGGTTGAAGAAAATCCCTGGTGATGCAATGTCAGCTTACGATAAAGCTTTGCCATTAGCGAAAAATAAAGCATCCGTTTATACAAGAATCGGAACTTTATGGATGGCTGCACAACAATGGAAACAAGCGAAAGAAAGTATAGATAAAGCAATTGCTACAGATGCTACCTATGCACCTGCTTACAAAGCTTTAGCTGCTTATGATATTAAATATCAGGAGAATGCGAAAGCAACTCAGGATTTGATCAACTATACAAAATATGCTGATGAAGATCCGTATACTCAGTTAGAAATTGCTAAACTTTATTTCACTAATGAAGATTATGCAAACTCTAAGATGATCTTAGACAAGATCTTTGACAAAGTTGATGATCCAATTAAATTTAAATTAAGAGCATATCAATTATATGCTGACGGAAAATATGCTGAAGCTAAGCAAAGCATGGATAGTTTCGTTTCTCAGGCTGAAAAGTCTAGAGTACAGCCTGCTGACCAAGGTTTACAAGGTCTAATTGCTGCTGGTTTGGCGAAAGACGAAAAAGATGCTGCTAAGAAAACAGCTTTAATGACTGAAGCTCAACAAAAAGTAGCAATTGCAAAAGGTGCAAAAGATGAAACATTGAAGTGGGATATGGAGCTTGCTAAAATCGCTGGAGGTGGTGCTGTATCACAAGGTTCTGCTGATATTGGACCTACAAACCCAACGATTGAAGGATTAAAACAAAAAGTTGCTGCTAATGCTCAGGATACAGATTCATTATTTAAGTTGGCAACAGCTTATCAAGATGCTAAAAACTGGAACGGAGCAATCCTTACATGGCAGAAAATGAGTACGCTTCTTCCTGATTGGGCACCTGCTTACTACAGTCAAGGATATTCTTATCAGCAAGCTGGAAATAACGACGCCGCAAAAATTGCTTATGAGAAATTTATCTCAACGGTAAAACCTGCAGACAAGGAAGCTAACAAGCAAACATTGGCTTATGCTTACTTTGCAGTAGCTTATATGAATAAAGATTCTGATCTTGCGAAAGCAAAAGATTATGTAGCGAAATCTTTACAATTAGATCCAACATACCAAGATGCTGTGAAGCTGAACGGAGAGATCAACAAGTAATTTAAAATTTAAATTATAGATATTAAAACTTCCCATTCGTAATGTTTGGGAAGTTTTTATTTTAAACCTTATATTTGAAAATATGAAACGTCAGGATTAAAATTTGAGTATAATTCTTGGGCGTTCAATCTTACAAATTAAAAAGAATAAATGAAAATAGATATACTTGCTTTTGGAGCACATCCTGATGATGTTGAATTGGGTTGCGGCGGAACAATTGCCAAATTAATTTCGGAAGGTAAAAAATGCGTTATCGTTGATTTAACGAAAGGCGAAATGGGAACCAGAGGTACGGATGAAACAAGAAGAATCGAGGCAGGAAATTCTGCGAAGATTCTTGGAGTTTCCGCGAGAGAAAATTTAGGAATGAAAGATGGCTTTCTTGTGAATTCTGAAGAATATCAATTAATGATCGTAAAAATGATTCGCAAATACCAGCCGGAAATCGTTTTAGCGAATGCGATTGATGATAGACATCCAGATCACGCAAAAGGAGCGAAATTAGTGTCAGATGCGTGCTTTTTATCTGGCTTAAGAAAAATTGAAACTTCGGAAAACGGAGAAAACCAAGAGGTGTGGAGACCGAAGCATATTTTCAATTATATTCAGTGGAAAAATATCAAACCGGAGTTCGTTATTGATATATCTGAACATCTTGATAAGAAGATTGAAGCTTGTATGGCCTTCAAAACTCAGTTTTATGACCCGAATTCTAAAGAGCCGGAGACTCCGATTACATCAAAGGACTTCTATGAGAGTTTAACATACCGTGCACAGGATTTAGGTAGGTTGTCGGGAGTTGCTTATGCTGAGGGATTTACGACTGAGAAGCTGATTGCGATGAAAAATTTTGAAGGAATTATTTTGTAATTAAAAAATCTTTCTTATATTTGCACCACCAAAAACGGTGATTGTAGCTCAGTTGGTTAGAGCGCCGGATTGTGGTTCCGGAGGTCGGGGGTTCGAGACCCCTCATTCACCCACATTTAAACACATTTTCTTCATTGAGAATGTGTTTTTTTTTATGTACTAATTTAAAGAAAGTCGAGAGTATAATATTCTAAAGGAGCTATTTCCCGCTTTCCATTTCAATCTTTTTTTTCAAAAAAGGATTTTCATTTCTATCGGGGCTAGGGTATTGGTCATTCTTACAGCAATACACCGAGATACAAATCAAACAAAAAATCCAAGTTTATTATTCTACAAGAGATAAATTATTTAAATCTGTGTCAGAATAATTTTATCCTAAAACTAGAGTTAATTATATTTTTTTCCTTTAAAATATGTTAATTCTATCCTAATACCTGCAAAACATCATGTATCACGGTAAAAAAAATTACTACATTTATGCATACCAACTTCAAATATGGAAATAAACGTTACAGTAAAGCAATTAGGTAAAAAGCATCCTATCCTTTCAGAGCAGAAACTTGAAATAGGTTTTAATGATAGCAACATCTCATTAGAAAATTTATTGAAATTAATTGTTCAGCAGCAGGTAGAAGTATTCAATGCGAAATCATTTGACCTAGAAGGAGAAGATAACACCAAAATTCCTTTAGATAATTATCTGGATATTCTTACAGATACCGGAAAGGCAGGTTTCGGAAATATTTATAATCAAAAGAAAGCTGACCTACAAAAAGCACAGGAAAATGCTATCCAGGCATTTGAAGACGGAATGTTTGCTGTTTTTTATAATGATGAGCAGCTTGAAGATCTCAAACAAATCATAGACCTAAGTTTACAACACACATTTGCTTTCATCAGACTTACGTTTCTTGCAGGAAGTTATTGGTAATTATAGACACTGAATCTCAAAATACATGGAAATCACAGAAAAATTAAAATCGAAAAAGGTCGTAAATTATTATAGAAATTTACGAAAAGAATTAAAAGAACAAATAGAAACAGGTCAGCAGTCAGAACTGCTTTCAAAACTGAATCTCACGAAAGAAGTTGCAGAGTTAGGTCTGTTGATTGTTGGTAAAACGAATTATTATGAAGCCCTTACTTTAGGCAGTAAGCGTGCTGAGGAAATTAAAGAACTTGTAAAGTCAGATATTTGGGAAGATAAAGAATATTATAAACTGTTGGTATATTTTTTCGGTGACAATGCTGATCTGGTAAAACACGCATGGAGTAGAATGCCTTATAAAATGTATCAGACAGGATATTATCGTCGCTCGTTTCGTGCTCCCAATAATCATAAATTTACCATTCTCAATCAGTTAAATCTAATCGGGAATCTTTTGCAGTTGGCAAGCACATATTCTTATGGTGATGGCGAGCAAAATTATAATCTTACGTTAGAAGAACAAATCATGTATGACCATGCGATATCGAATAATTCACATCAGTTTTACATTTGGTCAGCGGCAATAGATACAGGAAATAATGGTATTTATGAATTGATTGAAGATATTATTTTCAATAAACATACTGAAGGAAAAGTATCCCGTAATATTATCAAAGCATTATTGAATAGCGAGCAGCAACGTTGCTGGGAATTAGTTGAAAAACTTTTGCTTGCTTCACAACGTCAGGAAGGCTTGAGACAGACCGTTTTAGAAGCTTTAGATGAAACCAGTGTTGGTGCCTTGCAATATATGACCAACGTAATCGTAGAGCATAAGCTTACTCGTTTTTCATCCGTTGTTCGTTCGGTAGATACTTGGACCGGTTTAGGCTGGGACGGGGAGAAAGAATCTGTGGTGAGAGGTATTGTATCATTGGCTCATACGTATTTTAATGATCCCGAACAGATTCCTATTGCGATAAAAAGTAAGAATAATAACGAAGTCTACATGGCGCTTTGGGTGCAGGCTGTATGGGATGTAGAAAAAACGATTCCTTACCTACATCAGTTATTTGATAAGGGGAATGCGGAAAAGAAATGTTTAGCGATAAAGTTCGCTGGAGAAACGCAGGATCCTTACATCCAAATGCCGTTGTATTATAAAGCAATATTGGAAGGGGATGTGCAAGTGTTAGCATTTGCAGGAGAGCCGTTGTCGGATTTACTAAGTGCTAATAAAGAGTCGAAATTTTTTATTAACAATCCAGATTATCCGGATTTATTTGAGAAGCTGCATGAGCTCACCAAAAAAATAGATAGTAAGGAAAAGAAGTTCGAAGGAAAGATATTCTCTTGGCTTAATGCCACTTTCAATAAAAGTAATTTGTATGCTTCTATGTTTTATCTGGTCGGGGAGGATCGTGATAAATTAGCTATTGTTCTTTCTTATTTTGATCAGTTTGAACTTTCATTACGTGAATTGCTGACACGAAATATTTTAGGAGATCTCTACTGCTATTCTTATTCATATAATGCTCAAAAAAAGAAAAAAGCGGTAACTCCTTTCCAAAAAGAATTTGCATTTAAAATTTTAAAAGATAGAGGAGAATCTTTGGTTGCCTCAGGAATGAATGTTTTACAACAAGATCCTTTAAATAAAGAAGAAGTAATGACTTTCTTTGATTTGTTTAAAAGAAAAAGCGGAACACTTCGTCAAAAATTGGTAGAATTGATTGTAGCGCAAACAGATGAAGCTGCCACGCTGTTGGTTGCTGAATTAATGATTAAAGGTGATATCGAGCAACGTACCGCCTCATTGGATATCATGTTGCAGTTTCAAAAAAGCAAAAGAGTTCCTTTTCAAATTACTGAATGGACTCAGCAATATGCTGAAAAATCAAAAGTATCAGAAAGAGAACAGATTTTACTTAATCAGCTTAACCCTTCTGAGGATAAAGAAGTTCTTTGTGAAGAAAACGGATTCGGATTTTATGATCCTTCTATAATATCAAAATATGAACTGCCCAAAGTAGAAGCTGATTCTGTTTATTTGCAGGCTACTAAAAAAGATAAATACGGATTTACACAATCATTAGATCATATAAAAGGAGAATTAAAAAAATTAAGTAATCTATTCCTTCAGCATAAAGACCACGAATATGAAGTAGAAGACTGGAATGGTTCTGCAATGAAGGTTTTAATGGGTAATTCTTTCCGTCAAATAAAAAATAATATTGGCGGTTTTACACCTCAACAAATAGCTGAAAACTATCCGTTGCACGAAATATGGGAACAATGGTATCAGGATTCAGGATTGCAGCCGCAGGATTTATTTTTACTGACTTTCATAGATAATTGCGACAGAAAAGTATTCAGAGAGTTTTTAGAAGGTTATGTATTTTATCATAAAGATATCATAACTAATCCCATGAAAGGAGGCTATTATTGGGAGAACCCTATTAGCAGAATTCTGGAATCACTACAATCTAAATATGTATTTGAAGAAAGAACAAATTTCTTAATTGATGCCTGCAGTATATTGTTTGCGAATCTTCCCGACGATATCATCAATTATAAAGGGAAAGATGATAAAGATTACTATTATACTTTTAGAGGAAATGGATGGCAAAAATTAGGTTTTTTTGATGTTTTTTTAAGGTCAATCCCTTTACAGAACCTTACTGATGAACAACACACCAAGCAATGGAATTTATACCGATGGATGCAGTATAATGGGTTGCAGGAAAATATAAAAATAAGTGTTCCTCCTTTCCATGCGTTTTGTAAAGCTTATCAGTTGGGAATTATTACCAAAGGTGAGCTGTATGAAGGTATTTTCATGGGCGAATCTATTATACGAGATCTTACCACTACCAAATTTTACCATCACAGTGAGAAATATTTAGAAAAATACCCTTTCCTAAAACCTATTATAGATGAAATTCAAGCTAAATTTTTAGATATAGAACTTATCCGTGGAGATGCGGCTACAGAAGTTTCTCACTTTGTACAGGAGTTTCAGAATATCTATGGAACACAACGTTTGGTAGAGTTACTTAAAGGATTGGGGAAATCTAAATTATACGCCAATTATATCTACAACTACAGCGATGAGAGTATGACGAAGCAAAAGTTGTTCTCGTTTCTTTTATCTAATTGTCATCCTTTAGAAAGTGATACGCAGGAAGCGTTCAATGAAATGATGAAGAAGGAAAAGATTGCAGAGCTTCGTTTGATAGAGGCTGCGGTC harbors:
- a CDS encoding energy transducer TonB, with the protein product MADENVYSQNLTLDEIVFENRNKAYGAYDLRHQYPRLLTKSFIVGTALFLVAALSPFIYLTIKRLTEPPKQEVKADLVEILQEDKIIEQPKEEEPPPPPPPKEEEKIEVIQNVVPEPVRAPKIETPPPPISKQLETTTGLNNQEGVKAPAYTPPPPPPSTGTRTSTAEVKPQVSDTQVYTEVEQTAEFPGGINSFRKKVGDSFDGSAMNGDEGTVKTEITFVVERDGSITDVKANGGNSDFNSEAVRTIKSIKNKWSPAKINGQSVRYRFRLPLTMNFEG
- a CDS encoding C4-dicarboxylate ABC transporter → MMFNWLSLITGLFYIVLGGVVIYYKFFFTTLEPAVAYAMGGLLILYGIFRIYRAVSKIKDSGNEE
- a CDS encoding PstS family phosphate ABC transporter substrate-binding protein; this encodes MKNSIKLIMLFVFSVIIVSCKKEDKSPSYHKGELTILTDESFKSVTEALADGYMINYPETKIKVVTRKEDLGFLDLLQGKARIAVMSKELSPEEVKAFEEQVDMKILPAKFAADAVVFVVPINSPKTSISMDEIKNGLQSDNKEFIFDGTNSSNLNFVAQKLKKQPKDLKFSVIPGSQNIIEELNKYPNKIGVIGLNTFSRPYDKTSEKLRELVKVLPVENNGKLYTANSDGLREMKYPFTRVLYFLTNEGNFNIANGFIRYSCTQLGQMIVEKEGLQPYNIYKREVQMR
- a CDS encoding tetratricopeptide repeat protein; translation: MKDIMIMNVKKIAFGAAVVFFANFASAQTVQDGINSIDSDKFAQAKTNFTDMIAKAPTAENYFYLGNTFLRQGEPDFAKATESFNKGLALDTKSYLNKIGLAAVKLGKGDKGAIAEIQKIVTDSREKDAEVMFRAAEALTLFEKNNSPDLAIQFLNKAIERAAKKEVPAHYYYTLGDAYRLKKIPGDAMSAYDKALPLAKNKASVYTRIGTLWMAAQQWKQAKESIDKAIATDATYAPAYKALAAYDIKYQENAKATQDLINYTKYADEDPYTQLEIAKLYFTNEDYANSKMILDKIFDKVDDPIKFKLRAYQLYADGKYAEAKQSMDSFVSQAEKSRVQPADQGLQGLIAAGLAKDEKDAAKKTALMTEAQQKVAIAKGAKDETLKWDMELAKIAGGGAVSQGSADIGPTNPTIEGLKQKVAANAQDTDSLFKLATAYQDAKNWNGAILTWQKMSTLLPDWAPAYYSQGYSYQQAGNNDAAKIAYEKFISTVKPADKEANKQTLAYAYFAVAYMNKDSDLAKAKDYVAKSLQLDPTYQDAVKLNGEINK
- the bshB1 gene encoding bacillithiol biosynthesis deacetylase BshB1; the protein is MKIDILAFGAHPDDVELGCGGTIAKLISEGKKCVIVDLTKGEMGTRGTDETRRIEAGNSAKILGVSARENLGMKDGFLVNSEEYQLMIVKMIRKYQPEIVLANAIDDRHPDHAKGAKLVSDACFLSGLRKIETSENGENQEVWRPKHIFNYIQWKNIKPEFVIDISEHLDKKIEACMAFKTQFYDPNSKEPETPITSKDFYESLTYRAQDLGRLSGVAYAEGFTTEKLIAMKNFEGIIL
- a CDS encoding DUF4132 domain-containing protein, which codes for MEITEKLKSKKVVNYYRNLRKELKEQIETGQQSELLSKLNLTKEVAELGLLIVGKTNYYEALTLGSKRAEEIKELVKSDIWEDKEYYKLLVYFFGDNADLVKHAWSRMPYKMYQTGYYRRSFRAPNNHKFTILNQLNLIGNLLQLASTYSYGDGEQNYNLTLEEQIMYDHAISNNSHQFYIWSAAIDTGNNGIYELIEDIIFNKHTEGKVSRNIIKALLNSEQQRCWELVEKLLLASQRQEGLRQTVLEALDETSVGALQYMTNVIVEHKLTRFSSVVRSVDTWTGLGWDGEKESVVRGIVSLAHTYFNDPEQIPIAIKSKNNNEVYMALWVQAVWDVEKTIPYLHQLFDKGNAEKKCLAIKFAGETQDPYIQMPLYYKAILEGDVQVLAFAGEPLSDLLSANKESKFFINNPDYPDLFEKLHELTKKIDSKEKKFEGKIFSWLNATFNKSNLYASMFYLVGEDRDKLAIVLSYFDQFELSLRELLTRNILGDLYCYSYSYNAQKKKKAVTPFQKEFAFKILKDRGESLVASGMNVLQQDPLNKEEVMTFFDLFKRKSGTLRQKLVELIVAQTDEAATLLVAELMIKGDIEQRTASLDIMLQFQKSKRVPFQITEWTQQYAEKSKVSEREQILLNQLNPSEDKEVLCEENGFGFYDPSIISKYELPKVEADSVYLQATKKDKYGFTQSLDHIKGELKKLSNLFLQHKDHEYEVEDWNGSAMKVLMGNSFRQIKNNIGGFTPQQIAENYPLHEIWEQWYQDSGLQPQDLFLLTFIDNCDRKVFREFLEGYVFYHKDIITNPMKGGYYWENPISRILESLQSKYVFEERTNFLIDACSILFANLPDDIINYKGKDDKDYYYTFRGNGWQKLGFFDVFLRSIPLQNLTDEQHTKQWNLYRWMQYNGLQENIKISVPPFHAFCKAYQLGIITKGELYEGIFMGESIIRDLTTTKFYHHSEKYLEKYPFLKPIIDEIQAKFLDIELIRGDAATEVSHFVQEFQNIYGTQRLVELLKGLGKSKLYANYIYNYSDESMTKQKLFSFLLSNCHPLESDTQEAFNEMMKKEKIAELRLIEAAVYAPQWQKFISSYLGWKGLDSAIWWMHSHTKTSSYEAQNSELESEVAKYSSVDVQEFKDGAVDKEWFTKAYKELGKVRWEMLYESAKYISDGNGHRRARLYSDTLTGDLKIKEVTAKVKDKRDQDYLRVYGLVPLSKTNPAKDVLSRYEYIQQFKKESKEFGSMKQASEALAIRVALENLARNAGYPDPIRLTWAMETQQIQSLLSKETQVTIDGVTVGLIIEDDGKAEIVVFRDDKQLKSIPPKIKKDKAIVELGNNRKIMREQWNRSRKGLEEAMIRGDEFFFAEIKNLFDHPVIKKHLEKLLFISNDNTIGFFNNGSLTNAQGEIQELKEDATLRIAHCVDLHEQSVWSDYQHYCFTEKLIQPFKQIFRELYIPTPDELQEKSVSRRYAGHQVQPKQALALLKTRGWKVDYEEGLQKVYHKEGFQVKLYAMANWFSPAEVESPTLETIEFHSLKDHKNIPFEDINPRLFSEVMRDIDLVVSVAHVGDVDPEASHSSIEMRAVLMKETARLFKLDNVSIEGSHVLVKGQMAEYSVHLGSAVVHQVPGKYLSILPVHSQQRGRLFLPFADDDPKSAEVMSKVLLLAKDNEIQDPTILSQIKREYV